From the genome of Cytobacillus firmus, one region includes:
- a CDS encoding carbohydrate ABC transporter permease, protein MNNRKKKSFGTKVIFYGVLTLVSLIMIVPFLWMINTSFKDSTKIFTFQWIPDPFRWQNYLDVLEKTPFHLFYFNSIYIAILVTIGTIFFGSLAGYAFAKLSFRGSSILFLCLLSTMMIPVEVITIPLFLLMRDLGLVNTHIPLIGIPILGPAGVFGVFVMRQFFLLVPKELEEAAKLDGCSYFRIYWSIMLPLAKPAIATLTIFTFLTSWNEFYEPLIYINSKELMTLPLALALFTDEVGTKWELLMSASVMATVPLLIVFFFAQKQFIEGVSMTGGK, encoded by the coding sequence ATGAACAATAGAAAAAAGAAGAGTTTTGGAACAAAGGTTATATTTTATGGAGTATTGACCCTTGTATCTCTAATTATGATCGTGCCATTTTTATGGATGATAAATACATCATTTAAAGACTCGACCAAGATTTTTACTTTCCAGTGGATACCCGATCCCTTCCGCTGGCAGAACTATTTGGATGTACTGGAGAAAACACCGTTTCACCTATTTTATTTTAATAGTATTTATATTGCTATATTGGTCACGATTGGCACCATTTTCTTTGGGTCATTAGCTGGCTATGCGTTTGCGAAGTTATCCTTTCGCGGCAGTTCGATTCTGTTTCTTTGCTTATTAAGCACTATGATGATCCCTGTCGAGGTCATTACTATCCCGTTATTTCTATTAATGAGAGATTTGGGATTGGTGAATACTCATATCCCCCTAATAGGGATACCAATTTTGGGGCCAGCGGGAGTATTTGGGGTATTTGTCATGAGGCAATTCTTCCTCCTTGTACCTAAAGAGCTCGAAGAAGCTGCAAAGCTGGATGGGTGCTCCTATTTCCGAATCTATTGGAGCATCATGCTTCCTCTTGCCAAACCAGCGATTGCTACATTGACCATATTTACTTTCTTAACAAGCTGGAATGAATTCTATGAACCATTGATTTATATTAATTCGAAAGAACTCATGACGCTTCCGTTAGCATTAGCCTTATTTACAGATGAAGTGGGAACAAAGTGGGAACTGTTGATGAGTGCCTCAGTTATGGCAACAGTTCCGTTATTAATTGTCTTCTTCTTTGCTCAAAAGCAGTTTATTGAAGGTGTGAGTATGACAGGAGGAAAATAA
- a CDS encoding carbohydrate ABC transporter permease has product MEANLKTPAHLSLEKKRRRKKFIGSEAFYGYLFVSPMVLGFLIVMLGPLLYSFYMSLTDWQLLGDPNFIGLENYRRLTADPEFGAVLKNTLIFSVGLVPVNIIMALMLALLLHRNLPGMGIFRTAIFIPVMTSIVVWSIIWKYMFATDEGFINQILQVFSIEGPAWLYDPKLAMAAVIVVSAMKNVGLNMVLFLAALQQVPRTLYEASFLDGANKSKQFWYVTLPMITPTVFLTLILTVIGSMKVFGQIYVMTGGGPGNHTKVLVYYIWETAFKLFDFGYASAIAIILFLIILVFTIAQWVLRKRWVFHEQ; this is encoded by the coding sequence ATGGAAGCAAACTTAAAAACTCCGGCGCATCTCTCTTTGGAAAAGAAAAGGCGCAGGAAAAAGTTTATAGGGAGTGAAGCCTTTTACGGCTATTTGTTTGTGAGTCCGATGGTGTTAGGTTTTTTAATTGTGATGCTGGGACCGCTGCTTTACTCCTTTTATATGAGTCTCACAGACTGGCAGCTGCTTGGTGATCCAAACTTTATTGGATTGGAAAATTACCGCCGTTTAACTGCAGATCCTGAATTTGGGGCTGTATTGAAGAACACGCTCATTTTTTCAGTCGGACTGGTGCCAGTCAATATTATTATGGCCCTTATGCTGGCTTTGCTGCTGCACCGAAACCTGCCTGGAATGGGAATCTTCCGGACGGCCATCTTTATTCCTGTCATGACATCGATTGTTGTGTGGTCCATTATCTGGAAGTATATGTTCGCAACGGATGAAGGATTTATTAATCAAATTCTGCAGGTGTTCAGCATTGAGGGTCCAGCATGGCTTTATGATCCGAAGCTTGCCATGGCGGCAGTTATTGTAGTCAGTGCCATGAAAAATGTCGGTTTGAATATGGTACTTTTCCTTGCCGCTTTACAGCAAGTGCCCCGTACACTTTATGAAGCCTCTTTTTTGGATGGTGCCAACAAAAGCAAACAGTTCTGGTATGTCACGCTGCCAATGATAACACCAACTGTATTTTTAACACTCATCTTAACGGTGATCGGATCCATGAAGGTGTTTGGGCAAATTTATGTCATGACCGGAGGAGGGCCTGGGAATCATACAAAGGTTCTTGTTTATTATATTTGGGAAACAGCCTTTAAGCTATTTGATTTCGGCTACGCTTCGGCCATTGCGATTATTCTATTTTTAATCATTTTAGTTTTCACCATAGCCCAGTGGGTGTTAAGAAAGAGGTGGGTTTTCCATGAACAATAG